The following proteins come from a genomic window of Pseudomonas putida:
- the ligB gene encoding NAD-dependent DNA ligase LigB, which produces MQYLLLFALLFALNAPPTRAASCPHWSPQQAKAEVAQLRATLARWDEHYHRQGIALVADELYDQSRERLNHLQQCFAVGTSPSPLASARGPVPHPVPHTGVDKLADRQAVARWMAGKTGVWVQPKVDGVAVSLTYQQGRLVQLTSRGDGVHGHDWSRHIAQLGAVTRQLPEAVDLHLQGELYLRLDEHVQAKAGSANARGTVAGLLARKQLTGTQGNAIGLFVWGWPHGPEQQADRLTQLAQLGFPDSQRYSIAIDTLEDAAHWREHWYRSALPFATDGVILRQGHRPPAERWQAKAPYWIAAWKYPYAQALAEVRDVRFRVGRTGRVTPVLQVQPVTLDDRRITQVSLGSLARWQSLDIRPGDQVAISLAGLTIPRLDHVVHRTVERQPITAPAPDQHHAHSCWQASEGCDEQFIARLTWLGGKQGLALPRTGPGTWRRLVEAGLVTSMTDWLQLDAERLQQAPGISRLTATQLLGSFDQARSRPFDQWLRALGVPIGKHLPLTGNWQELASRSAGQWQTVPGIGAKRSRQLVEFFTAAEVQAIAAQLAETGIEGFLPPPQRIEQ; this is translated from the coding sequence ATGCAGTATCTGCTGTTATTCGCACTGCTATTTGCGCTGAACGCCCCACCGACCAGGGCTGCCTCATGCCCACACTGGTCCCCGCAACAGGCCAAGGCCGAAGTTGCGCAACTGCGCGCCACGCTTGCCCGATGGGACGAGCACTACCATCGCCAAGGCATAGCCCTGGTGGCCGACGAACTGTACGACCAGAGCCGCGAGCGCCTGAATCACCTGCAGCAGTGCTTCGCAGTTGGCACCAGCCCCTCCCCCCTGGCCAGTGCTCGCGGCCCCGTCCCCCACCCCGTGCCGCATACCGGCGTTGACAAGCTGGCAGACCGCCAGGCCGTGGCGCGATGGATGGCCGGCAAGACCGGCGTGTGGGTACAGCCCAAGGTCGACGGTGTTGCGGTTTCCCTCACTTACCAGCAGGGCCGATTGGTACAGCTGACCAGCCGGGGGGACGGTGTACATGGCCATGACTGGAGCCGACACATTGCACAACTCGGTGCTGTCACTCGGCAGTTGCCTGAAGCGGTCGACCTGCACTTGCAAGGTGAGCTGTATCTGCGCCTGGACGAACATGTGCAAGCCAAGGCAGGCAGCGCCAACGCCCGGGGTACCGTGGCAGGGCTGCTCGCACGCAAGCAACTGACCGGTACGCAAGGCAACGCTATCGGCCTGTTCGTGTGGGGCTGGCCGCACGGCCCCGAGCAACAGGCCGATCGCCTCACCCAGCTGGCACAACTGGGGTTCCCGGACAGCCAGCGCTACAGCATCGCCATCGACACGCTGGAGGACGCAGCACACTGGCGTGAACACTGGTACCGCTCTGCTCTGCCCTTCGCCACCGACGGTGTGATCCTGCGCCAGGGCCACCGGCCGCCGGCCGAGCGCTGGCAGGCCAAGGCACCTTACTGGATCGCGGCCTGGAAGTACCCTTATGCACAAGCCTTGGCTGAAGTACGCGACGTGCGCTTTCGGGTCGGCCGCACTGGCAGGGTCACGCCCGTTCTGCAAGTGCAACCCGTTACCCTCGATGACCGGCGCATTACCCAAGTCAGCCTTGGGTCACTGGCGCGCTGGCAAAGCTTGGATATTCGGCCCGGCGATCAGGTCGCCATCAGCCTCGCCGGGCTGACCATTCCGCGGCTCGATCACGTCGTGCACCGCACTGTAGAGCGCCAACCGATAACCGCGCCAGCACCCGACCAGCATCACGCCCACAGCTGCTGGCAGGCCAGCGAGGGCTGTGATGAGCAGTTCATTGCCCGCCTCACCTGGCTTGGCGGCAAACAGGGCTTGGCCTTGCCGCGCACCGGGCCCGGCACATGGCGTCGGCTGGTCGAAGCGGGCCTGGTAACGTCCATGACCGATTGGCTGCAGCTCGATGCCGAGCGCCTGCAGCAGGCCCCCGGAATCAGCAGACTCACTGCAACACAGTTGCTGGGCAGTTTCGACCAAGCCCGCTCACGCCCGTTCGATCAGTGGTTGCGCGCCCTTGGCGTGCCCATTGGCAAGCATTTGCCACTGACTGGCAACTGGCAAGAGCTGGCTTCACGCAGTGCCGGGCAATGGCAAACCGTGCCCGGCATCGGCGCAAAACGCTCGCGCCAACTTGTGGAGTTCTTCACCGCCGCTGAGGTGCAAGCCATTGCCGCACAGCTGGCAGAAACCGGCATAGAAGGGTTCCTGCCCCCACCCCAGCGCATTGAGCAATGA
- a CDS encoding DUF1090 family protein, translating into MKRISTLFLLATLGLAAGSVQAAQPDPGLTGCAAKRSAIENQLKIARDHGNSDQVAGLEEALRGVDNCTDASLRKEREQKVLDARHEVAQREKDLKKAEKKGDAEKINKRKDKLAESRKELQEAVDDLDR; encoded by the coding sequence ATGAAACGTATTTCGACTCTTTTCCTGCTCGCAACACTGGGTCTGGCTGCGGGCAGCGTGCAAGCTGCCCAGCCGGACCCGGGCCTGACCGGTTGCGCTGCCAAGCGTAGCGCTATCGAGAACCAGCTGAAAATTGCCCGTGACCACGGCAACAGCGACCAGGTTGCAGGGCTGGAAGAAGCCCTGCGCGGTGTGGACAACTGCACCGACGCCAGCCTGCGCAAAGAGCGTGAGCAGAAGGTGCTCGATGCGCGTCATGAAGTGGCGCAGCGGGAAAAGGACTTGAAGAAGGCCGAGAAAAAAGGCGACGCCGAGAAGATCAACAAGCGCAAGGACAAGCTGGCCGAGTCGCGTAAAGAGCTGCAGGAAGCAGTCGACGACCTCGACCGCTAA
- a CDS encoding cytochrome c, which yields MLKRLTVVLLAALALGGALTGCDRVDPNSPLGKRKVIFKDMLKTSEDLGGMLRGRLPFDGVKFADGALKLDSLSHQPWQHFPQVRDGGDSAARAEVWERQARFHDLARQLEGVTGELVDVTRNQPLDAAQLKAPMDKVEAACKACHSEFRNH from the coding sequence ATGTTGAAGCGATTGACCGTTGTTCTGCTGGCAGCACTTGCCCTGGGAGGGGCTTTGACTGGTTGTGACCGGGTTGACCCGAACTCGCCGCTGGGCAAACGCAAGGTGATCTTCAAGGACATGCTCAAGACCAGCGAAGATCTGGGCGGCATGCTGCGTGGCCGGTTGCCGTTTGACGGGGTGAAGTTTGCTGACGGTGCGCTGAAGTTGGACAGCCTGTCGCATCAGCCGTGGCAGCATTTTCCACAGGTGCGCGATGGTGGTGACAGTGCCGCCCGCGCCGAAGTGTGGGAGCGCCAGGCGCGGTTCCATGACCTGGCCCGGCAGCTTGAAGGCGTCACCGGCGAACTGGTTGATGTCACCCGCAATCAGCCACTGGATGCTGCGCAACTGAAGGCACCGATGGACAAGGTCGAGGCTGCGTGCAAGGCCTGTCATAGCGAATTTCGTAATCATTGA
- a CDS encoding transglycosylase: MKSALRHLAWTLPVLALLAGCNGGESAKPEPHAVATYAPATWKDLPAVSDEDLLAGFYAWRNGCEKLKRDPVWAATCEAAGSATASAAQVRTFLEQNLQVYGLRSAENNANGLITGYYEPVYPGSLSPSATNHVAVYGIPDDMIVVDLASVYPELKGKRLRGRLDGRVLKPYDTAEVINRNGVKAPVLAWLTDPMDLQFLQIQGSGRVQLEDGRQLRLGYADQNGHPYRPIGRWLVEQGQLKKEDVSMGAIHAWAQANPQRVPELLASNPSYVFFSTRPDSNEGPRGSLNVPLTAGYSVAIDRKVIPLGSLLWLSTTRPDGSPVVRPVGAQDTGGAITGEVRADLFWGTGPEAGELAGNMKQQGQIWMLWPKGQPLPEVPKVP, encoded by the coding sequence ATGAAATCTGCCCTGCGCCACCTGGCCTGGACACTGCCGGTGCTGGCTTTACTGGCCGGCTGCAACGGCGGCGAGAGCGCCAAGCCCGAGCCCCACGCTGTCGCCACCTATGCCCCGGCCACTTGGAAAGACTTGCCGGCCGTCAGCGATGAAGACCTGCTGGCCGGCTTTTATGCCTGGCGCAACGGCTGCGAAAAGCTCAAGCGCGACCCGGTGTGGGCAGCCACCTGCGAAGCGGCCGGCAGCGCCACAGCCAGCGCCGCCCAAGTGCGTACCTTCCTTGAGCAGAACCTGCAGGTGTACGGCCTGCGCTCTGCAGAGAACAATGCCAACGGCCTGATTACCGGCTACTACGAGCCGGTCTACCCGGGCAGCCTGAGCCCCTCGGCAACCAACCATGTGGCGGTTTACGGCATCCCTGATGACATGATCGTGGTCGACCTGGCCAGTGTGTACCCCGAACTGAAGGGCAAACGCCTGCGCGGCCGTCTTGACGGTCGAGTGCTCAAGCCCTACGACACGGCCGAAGTCATCAACCGTAACGGCGTCAAGGCACCGGTGCTGGCCTGGCTGACCGATCCGATGGACCTGCAATTCCTGCAGATCCAGGGTTCTGGCCGGGTGCAACTGGAAGACGGCCGTCAACTGCGCCTGGGCTACGCCGACCAGAACGGCCACCCCTACCGGCCGATCGGCCGCTGGCTGGTGGAACAGGGCCAACTGAAAAAAGAAGACGTGAGCATGGGCGCCATTCATGCCTGGGCCCAGGCCAACCCGCAGCGCGTACCAGAACTGCTGGCGAGCAACCCCAGCTACGTATTCTTCAGCACCCGCCCGGACAGCAACGAAGGCCCGCGCGGCTCGCTGAACGTGCCACTTACCGCCGGCTACAGCGTGGCCATCGACCGCAAGGTGATTCCATTGGGCAGCTTGTTGTGGCTGTCTACCACACGCCCGGACGGCTCCCCGGTGGTACGACCGGTTGGCGCGCAGGACACTGGCGGGGCGATTACCGGCGAAGTGCGTGCCGACCTGTTCTGGGGCACCGGGCCGGAAGCCGGCGAGCTGGCGGGGAACATGAAGCAGCAGGGGCAGATCTGGATGCTCTGGCCTAAAGGCCAGCCGCTACCTGAGGTACCTAAGGTACCTTGA
- a CDS encoding EamA family transporter yields MLATSLVLVAALLHATWNTLIKFSGERLLVIASMDTVALAFAVLAVPFVDVPPAEVWPWLVASALAEQLYRYLLIQAYRVGDLGLVYPLMRGLSPLVVLGLTLAFAGESLSQQQIIGILLIPCGMACLLWQGGGGDRLPWSMLPVVALIGLCIGCYTWFDGQAVRLWGKPWDYLVWLTLLSAWQFPLLAGVARRAPFVLFWRTQWRLGLAVGFCVLFSYALVLWAMHLGSVAEAAALRELSVILVVLLGMRYLKEPFGGPRLLACGLVLAGMLVMKL; encoded by the coding sequence GTGTTGGCAACATCTCTGGTGCTGGTTGCCGCCCTGCTGCATGCAACCTGGAATACCTTGATCAAATTCAGCGGCGAGCGCTTGCTGGTAATTGCCAGCATGGACACGGTAGCGCTGGCCTTCGCGGTGCTGGCGGTGCCCTTCGTGGATGTTCCGCCTGCTGAAGTCTGGCCCTGGCTGGTAGCCTCGGCACTGGCTGAGCAGTTGTACCGCTATCTGCTGATCCAGGCCTACCGCGTGGGCGACCTGGGGCTGGTCTATCCTCTGATGCGCGGGCTGTCACCGCTGGTGGTGCTGGGGCTGACCCTGGCCTTTGCCGGGGAATCGCTGAGCCAGCAGCAGATCATCGGTATCCTGTTGATCCCCTGTGGCATGGCCTGCCTGTTGTGGCAGGGCGGGGGTGGTGACCGGCTGCCTTGGTCGATGTTGCCGGTGGTTGCCTTGATTGGCCTGTGCATTGGTTGCTACACCTGGTTCGACGGCCAGGCCGTGCGCCTGTGGGGCAAGCCGTGGGATTACCTGGTGTGGCTGACCCTGCTCAGCGCCTGGCAATTTCCGTTGTTGGCGGGCGTAGCGCGGCGGGCGCCATTCGTTCTGTTCTGGCGAACCCAGTGGCGCCTTGGGTTGGCAGTAGGGTTCTGCGTATTGTTCAGCTATGCCCTGGTGCTGTGGGCCATGCACCTGGGGTCAGTGGCCGAGGCGGCGGCACTGCGGGAGTTGAGCGTGATCCTGGTGGTGCTGCTGGGTATGCGCTACCTCAAAGAACCTTTTGGCGGGCCGAGACTCCTAGCTTGCGGGCTGGTGTTGGCCGGCATGTTGGTAATGAAGCTTTGA
- a CDS encoding sodium:proton antiporter: MLELVAAFICLTTLLTYVNYRFIGLPPAIGVMVTALLFSLLLQGLSLVGFPGLEERVEGLMNQIDFNDLLMHWMLAFLLFAGALHVNLSDLRSYRWPIGLLATLGVLIATVVIGYLSHWVFALFGWQVPLIYCLLFGALISPTDPIAVLGALRTANAPKPLKTTIVGESLFNDGTAVVVFTVLLGIIRLGETPSMTDTAILFAREAIGGVVFGGLIGYATYRMIKSVEQYQVEVMLTLALVIGGSAMCYELHVSAPIAMVVAGLIIGNLGRNLAMNDMTRRYMDGFWELIDDMLNALLFALIGLELLLLPFNWMHLAAGGVLALAVLLSRLLTVAPAIVLLRRWRPVPKGTVRVLTWGGLRGGVSVALALSLPLGEERDLLLSITYIVVLSSILVQGLSIGRVVRKVSAQP, encoded by the coding sequence ATGCTTGAATTAGTTGCCGCGTTTATCTGCCTCACCACACTTCTGACCTATGTGAACTACCGTTTCATCGGCTTGCCCCCCGCTATCGGCGTGATGGTCACGGCGCTGCTGTTTTCCTTGTTGCTGCAGGGGCTGAGCCTTGTCGGCTTCCCTGGCCTGGAAGAACGCGTCGAAGGGCTGATGAACCAGATCGATTTCAACGACCTGCTCATGCACTGGATGCTGGCGTTCCTGCTGTTTGCCGGCGCCCTGCACGTCAACCTCAGTGATCTGCGCAGCTATCGCTGGCCCATTGGCCTGCTGGCTACCTTGGGCGTGCTGATCGCCACCGTGGTCATCGGCTACCTGTCGCATTGGGTGTTTGCCCTGTTCGGCTGGCAGGTGCCACTGATCTACTGCCTGTTGTTCGGTGCATTGATCTCACCGACCGACCCGATTGCCGTGCTCGGTGCGCTGCGTACTGCCAATGCGCCAAAACCGCTTAAAACCACCATCGTTGGCGAGTCACTGTTCAATGACGGCACGGCCGTCGTGGTATTCACCGTGTTGCTGGGCATCATCCGGCTGGGTGAAACACCGAGCATGACCGACACGGCAATCCTGTTCGCCCGCGAGGCCATTGGCGGTGTGGTGTTCGGTGGCCTGATCGGCTATGCCACCTACCGCATGATCAAGAGCGTCGAGCAGTACCAGGTGGAAGTCATGCTGACCCTGGCACTGGTAATCGGTGGCTCGGCGATGTGCTACGAGCTGCATGTGTCGGCGCCGATCGCCATGGTGGTGGCCGGCCTGATCATCGGCAACCTGGGGCGCAACCTGGCGATGAATGACATGACACGCCGTTACATGGACGGTTTTTGGGAGCTGATCGATGACATGCTCAATGCCCTGCTGTTCGCATTGATCGGTCTGGAGCTGTTGCTGCTGCCGTTCAACTGGATGCACCTGGCGGCTGGCGGCGTACTGGCACTGGCAGTGCTGCTGTCGCGCCTGCTGACCGTGGCCCCGGCGATCGTGCTGCTGCGGCGCTGGCGCCCGGTGCCCAAAGGCACGGTGCGGGTGCTGACCTGGGGAGGCCTGCGTGGCGGGGTGTCGGTGGCACTTGCGCTGTCGCTACCGCTGGGCGAGGAACGGGACCTGCTGCTGTCGATCACCTACATCGTGGTGTTGTCGTCGATTCTGGTGCAGGGGTTGAGCATTGGCCGGGTGGTGCGCAAGGTCAGCGCCCAGCCTTGA
- a CDS encoding acyl-CoA thioesterase, producing MNFHTRKWVKPEDLNPNGTLFGGSLLRWIDEEAAIYAIVQLGNQRVVTKYMSEINFVSASRQGDIIELGITATAFGRTSITLKCEVRNKITRKSILTVDKMVFVNLGEDGQPAAHGRTEIKYVQDQFPDSAVE from the coding sequence ATGAACTTTCACACCCGCAAGTGGGTTAAACCCGAAGACCTCAACCCCAATGGCACCCTGTTCGGTGGCAGCCTGCTGCGCTGGATCGATGAAGAGGCGGCGATCTACGCCATCGTCCAGCTGGGCAACCAGCGTGTGGTGACCAAGTACATGTCGGAAATCAACTTCGTCAGTGCTTCGCGTCAGGGCGATATCATCGAGCTGGGCATCACCGCTACCGCGTTCGGCCGCACCTCGATCACCCTCAAGTGCGAAGTGCGTAACAAGATCACCCGCAAGAGCATTCTGACTGTCGACAAGATGGTGTTCGTCAACCTGGGTGAAGACGGCCAGCCGGCGGCCCATGGGCGCACCGAGATCAAGTATGTGCAGGACCAGTTCCCGGATTCGGCAGTCGAATAG
- a CDS encoding adenosylhomocysteinase has translation MSAANMPAGFTDYKVADISLAAWGRRETIIAESEMPALMGLRRKYLAEQPLKGAKILGCIHMTIQTAVLIETLVALGAEVRWSSCNIFSTQDQAAASIAAAGIPVFAWKGETEEEYEWCLEQTILKDGQPWDANMILDDGGDLTELLHKKYPQVLDRVHGVTEETTTGVHRLLDMLAKGELKVPAINVNDSVTKSKNDNKYGCRHSLNDAIKRGTDHLLSGKQALVIGYGDVGKGSAQSLRQEGMIVKVSEIDPICAMQACMDGFELVSPFIDGINDGTEASIDKALLGKIDLIVTTTGNVNVCDANMLKALKKRAVVCNIGHFDNEIDTAFMRKNWAWEEVKPQVHKIHRTGAGSFDPQNDDYLILLAEGRLVNLGNATGHPSRIMDGSFANQVLAQIFLFEQKFADLPAEKKAERLTVEVLPKKLDEEVALEMVRGFGGVVTQLTKQQADYIGVTVEGPFKPHAYRY, from the coding sequence ATGAGCGCTGCAAACATGCCTGCTGGTTTTACCGATTACAAAGTCGCCGACATCTCCCTGGCCGCCTGGGGCCGTCGCGAAACCATCATTGCCGAATCGGAAATGCCTGCGCTGATGGGCCTGCGTCGCAAGTACCTGGCCGAGCAACCGCTCAAGGGTGCGAAGATCCTGGGCTGCATCCACATGACCATCCAGACCGCCGTGCTGATCGAAACCCTGGTTGCCCTGGGTGCCGAAGTGCGCTGGTCGTCCTGCAACATCTTCTCGACTCAAGACCAGGCCGCTGCCTCGATCGCCGCCGCCGGTATCCCGGTGTTCGCCTGGAAAGGCGAAACCGAAGAAGAGTACGAGTGGTGCCTGGAGCAGACCATCCTGAAAGATGGCCAGCCATGGGACGCCAACATGATCCTCGACGACGGTGGTGACCTGACCGAACTGCTGCACAAGAAGTACCCGCAGGTACTGGACCGTGTGCACGGCGTAACCGAAGAGACCACCACCGGCGTCCACCGCCTGCTGGACATGCTGGCCAAGGGCGAGCTGAAAGTCCCGGCGATCAACGTCAACGACTCGGTCACCAAGAGCAAGAACGACAACAAGTACGGCTGCCGTCACAGCCTGAACGACGCCATCAAGCGTGGTACCGACCACCTGCTGTCGGGCAAGCAGGCCCTGGTGATCGGCTACGGTGACGTGGGCAAGGGCTCGGCCCAGTCCCTGCGTCAGGAAGGCATGATCGTCAAGGTCTCCGAAATTGACCCGATCTGCGCCATGCAGGCCTGCATGGACGGCTTCGAGCTGGTCTCGCCGTTCATCGACGGTATCAACGACGGCACCGAAGCCAGCATCGACAAGGCTCTGCTGGGCAAGATCGACCTGATCGTGACCACCACCGGTAACGTCAACGTCTGCGACGCCAACATGCTCAAGGCCCTGAAAAAGCGTGCCGTGGTCTGCAACATCGGCCACTTCGACAACGAGATCGACACCGCCTTCATGCGTAAGAACTGGGCCTGGGAAGAGGTCAAGCCGCAGGTTCACAAGATCCACCGTACCGGCGCTGGCAGCTTCGACCCGCAGAACGACGACTACCTGATCCTGCTGGCCGAAGGCCGCCTGGTCAACCTGGGCAACGCCACTGGCCACCCAAGCCGCATCATGGACGGTTCGTTCGCCAACCAGGTTCTGGCACAGATCTTCCTGTTCGAGCAGAAGTTCGCTGACCTGCCGGCAGAAAAGAAAGCCGAGCGCCTGACCGTTGAAGTGCTGCCGAAGAAACTCGACGAAGAAGTGGCCCTGGAAATGGTCCGCGGCTTCGGCGGCGTGGTCACCCAGCTGACCAAGCAGCAAGCCGACTACATCGGCGTGACCGTCGAAGGCCCGTTCAAGCCGCACGCCTACCGCTACTAA
- the metF gene encoding methylenetetrahydrofolate reductase [NAD(P)H], with amino-acid sequence MSQERRYSFEFFPTKTDAGHEKLMGVARQLATYNPDFFSCTYGAGGSTRDRTLNTVLQLESEVKIPAAPHLSCVGDTKAELRALLAEYKAAGIKRIVALRGDLPSGMGMASGELRYASDLVEFIRQETADHFYLEVAAYPEMHPQARNFEADLANFVHKVKAGADSAITQYFFNADSYFYFVERAQKLGVDIPVVPGIMPITNYSKLARFSDACGAEIPRWIRKQLEAYADDTASIQAFGEEVITRMCEQLLQGGAPGLHFYTLNQAEPSLAIWNNLKLPR; translated from the coding sequence ATGTCACAAGAACGCCGTTACAGTTTCGAGTTCTTCCCGACCAAGACCGACGCCGGTCACGAAAAGCTGATGGGCGTCGCCCGCCAGCTGGCCACCTATAACCCAGACTTCTTCTCCTGCACCTACGGTGCCGGTGGTTCGACCCGCGACCGCACGCTCAATACCGTGCTGCAGCTGGAAAGCGAAGTGAAAATCCCTGCCGCGCCGCACCTGTCGTGCGTGGGCGACACCAAGGCAGAATTGCGCGCCCTGCTGGCCGAGTACAAGGCCGCCGGTATCAAACGCATCGTCGCTCTGCGTGGCGACCTGCCGTCGGGCATGGGCATGGCCAGTGGTGAACTGCGCTATGCCAGTGACCTGGTCGAGTTCATCCGCCAGGAAACCGCTGATCACTTCTATCTGGAAGTGGCTGCCTACCCGGAAATGCACCCGCAGGCGCGCAACTTCGAGGCCGATCTGGCCAACTTTGTGCACAAGGTCAAGGCCGGTGCCGACAGCGCCATTACCCAGTACTTCTTCAACGCCGACAGCTACTTCTACTTCGTCGAGCGGGCACAGAAGCTGGGTGTGGACATTCCGGTGGTGCCGGGCATCATGCCAATCACCAACTACAGCAAGCTGGCCCGCTTCTCCGATGCCTGTGGCGCCGAGATCCCGCGCTGGATCCGCAAGCAACTGGAAGCCTATGCCGACGACACCGCCAGCATCCAGGCCTTCGGCGAAGAAGTGATTACCCGCATGTGCGAACAGCTGTTGCAAGGCGGCGCGCCGGGCCTGCACTTCTATACCTTGAACCAGGCTGAACCGAGCCTGGCGATCTGGAACAACCTTAAGCTGCCGCGCTGA
- a CDS encoding transporter substrate-binding domain-containing protein: protein MPHIARLFWILLLASLSPLALGERLRLVTDDWAPYVYQHEGQPRGIDYEVTTQVFKRLGVEVELQFLPWKRCLAMIKQGLADGILDIFQIESRQPYLVYAPEPLSEVEFVLFQAQARRHAVTQLKDLSGLTVGTSPGYTYGAAFSEASYFKREAAPTLEANFGKLMLGRIDLAITDRRVGHHLLNQLGLQRQVEELPLVISHQTQYLGLVRKPGREALALAFAEELQRFKQEPAYAAISSRYTSDTGNILNAVEQQESSTAR from the coding sequence ATGCCACATATCGCCCGTCTGTTCTGGATCCTGCTGCTCGCCAGCCTGAGCCCGTTGGCTCTGGGCGAGCGACTGCGCCTGGTGACTGATGACTGGGCGCCCTACGTGTATCAGCATGAAGGCCAGCCACGCGGTATCGACTACGAGGTCACCACTCAGGTGTTCAAGCGCCTGGGGGTCGAGGTCGAGTTGCAGTTCCTGCCGTGGAAACGCTGTCTGGCAATGATCAAGCAAGGCTTGGCCGACGGCATCCTCGACATCTTCCAGATCGAGTCGCGCCAGCCTTACCTGGTCTATGCGCCCGAGCCCTTGTCGGAGGTCGAATTCGTCCTGTTCCAGGCTCAAGCACGCCGCCATGCCGTCACCCAGCTGAAAGACCTTTCCGGCCTTACCGTCGGCACATCGCCAGGCTATACCTATGGCGCCGCGTTCAGCGAGGCCTCTTACTTCAAGCGCGAAGCCGCACCTACCCTCGAAGCCAACTTTGGCAAGCTGATGCTGGGCCGTATCGACCTGGCGATCACCGACCGCAGGGTTGGGCACCACCTGCTTAACCAACTTGGCCTGCAGCGGCAAGTCGAGGAGTTGCCGCTGGTAATAAGCCATCAAACACAGTACCTGGGGTTAGTGCGCAAACCTGGCCGGGAAGCACTGGCACTGGCCTTTGCCGAAGAGCTGCAGCGGTTCAAGCAGGAGCCGGCCTATGCAGCGATCAGCAGCCGCTACACAAGCGACACCGGAAACATTCTCAACGCCGTTGAGCAGCAGGAAAGCAGCACAGCGCGATAG